In the genome of Candidatus Moraniibacteriota bacterium, one region contains:
- a CDS encoding glycosyltransferase family 2 protein: protein MKVISIIVPAHNEAENIPVFCERAQPILESLGEAYSYEILFVNDGSTDETLEVLKQASSRDSRIRYIDFSRNFGKEIATTAGLHHASGNACILIDADLQHPIELIPEFVNQWERGFEVVVGIRNKSRSDSWIKKVGSVIFYAILNKIVETKVVPNSTDFRLLDRMVVNEFNRLTEVNRMTRGLIDWMGFKRTYIFFDAHERLHGTASYNFWKLARLAFNSFVSLSLLPLRLAGYLGIFITATSSIAGFYILLGKYFFRWHFASTFSDAENLAIFIVFLVGILLMSIGLLSLYIENIHREVLGRPLYIIRRKS from the coding sequence ATGAAGGTTATCTCCATAATTGTCCCTGCACACAATGAAGCGGAGAATATCCCTGTTTTCTGTGAGCGGGCGCAACCAATACTTGAGTCGCTTGGTGAAGCATACTCCTACGAAATTCTCTTCGTCAATGATGGAAGCACCGATGAGACGCTGGAGGTTCTGAAACAAGCGTCTTCACGTGACTCGCGTATACGATATATTGATTTCTCGAGAAATTTCGGTAAAGAAATAGCGACAACTGCCGGACTTCACCATGCTTCCGGGAATGCATGTATTCTTATAGATGCGGATCTTCAGCATCCAATCGAATTGATCCCTGAGTTTGTCAATCAGTGGGAGCGCGGTTTTGAAGTTGTAGTGGGCATTCGGAACAAAAGCCGGAGCGATTCATGGATAAAGAAAGTTGGATCCGTCATTTTTTACGCCATACTCAACAAAATTGTTGAGACAAAGGTTGTGCCAAACTCAACTGATTTTCGACTTCTTGATCGGATGGTGGTCAATGAATTCAATCGACTTACCGAAGTCAATCGAATGACGCGCGGACTTATCGATTGGATGGGATTTAAGCGTACCTATATATTCTTCGATGCTCATGAGCGACTCCATGGGACGGCGAGTTACAATTTTTGGAAATTGGCTCGACTTGCTTTCAACAGCTTTGTCTCACTGAGTCTCCTCCCGCTTCGGTTGGCTGGTTATCTGGGCATTTTCATAACGGCTACTTCTTCCATTGCCGGTTTCTACATATTGCTTGGAAAATATTTCTTTCGCTGGCATTTCGCCTCGACATTCTCTGATGCCGAAAATCTTGCCATCTTCATTGTCTTTCTTGTAGGCATTCTCCTTATGTCTATTGGGTTACTCTCACTTTATATTGAGAATATTCACCGGGAAGTTCTCGGTCGTCCCTTATATATCATTCGGAGGAAATCTTAG